In Anseongella ginsenosidimutans, one genomic interval encodes:
- a CDS encoding glycosyltransferase — translation MLISILTLGTRGDVQPFVALGQELKMRGHDVILATGEYFRELVESHGITFRPVRADYHSLLKTDEGMKLLKANPLTIKKHLNGIVFPLLNNVLEDFYEIARESDMIIYRPKTLAHSFTSQLPARAVRAAVVPGIASTADFGNPIMGGLQWLPKIFNRFTYRANKFTYNWINKRLKDFRTRQGWPASQMGEDTPALYGISKEFLPRPSDWPHNHYMTGFWFSTPVSQLPEKKISDFLDAGEPPILVTLGSMSVKTKLPFEKLLEAALNETDERFLVAKGWQNWESSSFEGNGRILFAEDLPYHSLLPRVKAVVHHGGIGTIAECLRAGKPMFICPVLHPLGDHMFWGKQAFKMQCGVQPVPLNKLMPRSFVKQVRTLASDKTLHGNAAAISGKIKEENGVGNAADLLEKIAAN, via the coding sequence ATGCTCATATCCATCCTTACGCTTGGTACCCGCGGCGACGTGCAACCCTTTGTTGCACTCGGCCAGGAACTTAAAATGAGAGGACACGATGTGATCCTCGCCACGGGAGAATATTTCAGGGAGTTGGTGGAGTCTCACGGGATAACATTCCGGCCCGTAAGGGCGGATTATCATTCCCTGCTCAAAACCGACGAGGGTATGAAGCTGCTAAAAGCCAATCCCCTGACAATTAAAAAGCATCTGAACGGAATCGTTTTTCCGCTTCTGAATAATGTCCTGGAAGACTTTTATGAGATCGCCCGGGAAAGCGACATGATCATTTACCGCCCTAAGACCCTTGCTCATAGCTTTACCAGCCAGCTTCCGGCACGCGCAGTCCGTGCGGCGGTGGTTCCCGGTATTGCCTCTACTGCCGATTTTGGCAATCCGATCATGGGCGGACTTCAATGGTTACCAAAGATATTTAACCGCTTTACGTATCGTGCCAATAAATTCACCTATAACTGGATCAATAAGCGATTAAAGGATTTCCGGACCAGGCAGGGATGGCCGGCTTCCCAGATGGGAGAAGATACGCCGGCGCTGTACGGGATCAGTAAAGAATTCCTGCCGCGTCCAAGCGACTGGCCCCATAATCATTATATGACCGGTTTCTGGTTCTCCACCCCGGTATCCCAACTTCCCGAAAAAAAGATCTCCGATTTCCTGGACGCAGGCGAACCGCCTATATTGGTGACGCTCGGAAGTATGTCCGTAAAGACAAAGCTTCCCTTTGAAAAGCTGCTTGAAGCTGCCCTGAATGAAACCGACGAGCGATTCCTGGTAGCAAAAGGCTGGCAAAACTGGGAATCCAGCTCATTTGAAGGCAATGGCCGGATCCTTTTTGCGGAGGATCTTCCTTATCACAGCCTGCTGCCGCGCGTAAAAGCTGTTGTGCATCACGGAGGCATTGGAACCATTGCCGAATGCCTGCGGGCGGGAAAACCGATGTTTATCTGCCCGGTGCTGCATCCGCTGGGCGATCATATGTTCTGGGGCAAGCAAGCTTTTAAAATGCAATGCGGCGTACAGCCCGTGCCCCTGAATAAACTCATGCCCCGGAGCTTTGTAAAGCAAGTCCGGACCCTGGCTTCAGATAAAACACTGCATGGAAACGCGGCTGCGATATCCGGGAAGATCAAGGAGGAAAACGGGGTGGGGAATGCTGCCGACCTCCTGGAAAAGATCGCCGCAAACTAA
- a CDS encoding DUF6600 domain-containing protein encodes MKKTFNILMASLIAGFIITLAGAGRSFAQPGASISFQTFYDELSPYGSWIDDPDYGYVWIPDVEPGFQPYASRGHWMATSYGNTWVSDYEWGWAPFHYGRWKYDDYYGWMWIPGYEWGPAWVSWRSGGDYYGWAPLQPGISIGVAVNLPLFHWTFVPRRYITSHTIYNYYLPRRRVVNVYHHTTIINNYYVRNNRRYICGPRYREIERVTGRRVHVYNVSHSARPGRVSVRGSSVQMYRPSVVKSGSNSRPRPSSVYAADRSNPRPGRSTAAPSNRPRSSARTDADIRESRSSRPQARPQAAESRPQARPQTRESRPQVRPQSGNSPAREARPQVRPQTRESRPQARPQARPQSGNSPARETRPQVRPQTRESRPQARPQARPQSGNSPARESRPQARPQTREARPQARPQTRESRPQARPQTREARPQARPQKVAERKVSARESSSRGSRPRN; translated from the coding sequence ATGAAAAAGACCTTCAACATACTGATGGCAAGCCTTATAGCAGGCTTCATTATTACACTCGCCGGCGCGGGACGATCATTCGCGCAACCGGGTGCAAGCATTTCATTTCAAACATTTTACGATGAACTTTCTCCGTACGGAAGCTGGATTGACGATCCGGATTACGGGTACGTCTGGATACCGGACGTGGAACCGGGCTTTCAGCCTTACGCTTCCAGAGGGCATTGGATGGCAACGTCTTATGGCAATACCTGGGTTTCCGATTACGAATGGGGATGGGCGCCTTTTCATTACGGCCGCTGGAAGTACGACGATTATTACGGCTGGATGTGGATCCCGGGATACGAATGGGGGCCTGCATGGGTCAGCTGGCGTTCCGGAGGCGACTATTACGGTTGGGCGCCCCTGCAACCGGGCATAAGTATTGGCGTTGCCGTGAACCTGCCTCTTTTTCACTGGACATTCGTCCCGAGGAGGTATATTACCAGCCATACTATTTATAACTATTACCTGCCCCGCAGAAGAGTGGTAAATGTTTATCATCATACCACGATCATTAACAATTATTATGTTCGCAATAACCGGCGGTATATCTGCGGCCCGCGGTACAGGGAAATTGAACGGGTGACCGGAAGAAGGGTACATGTGTACAATGTGAGCCATTCGGCCCGCCCGGGCAGGGTGTCGGTACGGGGAAGCTCGGTACAGATGTATCGTCCTTCGGTGGTAAAGTCCGGTTCAAATTCCAGGCCGCGCCCGTCCAGCGTATATGCCGCTGATCGCAGCAACCCCCGGCCGGGAAGATCAACCGCCGCTCCCTCCAACCGTCCCCGCTCGTCCGCAAGGACGGACGCAGATATAAGGGAATCCCGGTCATCCAGGCCGCAAGCTCGTCCGCAGGCCGCTGAGTCGCGCCCGCAGGCAAGGCCTCAGACACGGGAGTCGCGCCCGCAGGTCCGTCCTCAATCAGGCAACTCCCCTGCCAGGGAAGCACGTCCACAGGTTCGCCCTCAAACAAGGGAATCACGACCGCAGGCCAGGCCCCAGGCAAGACCTCAATCAGGCAACTCCCCTGCCAGGGAAACACGTCCACAGGTTCGCCCTCAAACAAGGGAGTCACGACCGCAGGCCAGGCCCCAGGCAAGACCGCAGTCAGGCAACTCGCCTGCCAGGGAGTCACGGCCCCAGGCCAGGCCTCAAACAAGAGAAGCCCGGCCGCAGGCAAGACCGCAAACACGCGAGTCACGGCCGCAGGCTCGTCCTCAGACAAGAGAAGCCCGGCCCCAGGCCCGGCCGCAAAAGGTTGCTGAAAGGAAAGTTTCGGCACGTGAATCTTCTTCAAGGGGAAGCCGGCCAAGGAACTAA
- a CDS encoding nitroreductase family protein: protein MDNFIDAINRVIRTRRSIFPASYTTEDIPKEVIEAIIANANYAPSHKLTQPWQFSVFRKEGLERLADEFGRLYKENAAPGSFLPSKLDAIRNKVLSSSCVIAIILKTHPEKLPEWEELASVACAVQNMWLTATALQVGAYWSTPGTISQLSEFLQLKPDEKCIGLFYMGFHQELPREAQRSPISEKTRWIEE, encoded by the coding sequence ATGGACAACTTTATTGACGCAATTAACCGGGTCATACGTACCCGCCGAAGCATTTTTCCCGCAAGCTATACCACGGAAGACATTCCGAAAGAAGTCATTGAGGCGATCATCGCCAATGCAAATTATGCTCCAAGTCACAAGCTGACCCAACCCTGGCAGTTCAGCGTTTTCCGGAAAGAAGGCCTGGAAAGGCTTGCTGACGAGTTCGGACGCCTTTATAAAGAAAATGCCGCGCCCGGCAGCTTTCTTCCATCCAAACTGGATGCAATCAGAAACAAAGTATTAAGTTCATCCTGCGTAATTGCCATTATTCTGAAAACTCATCCTGAAAAGCTGCCTGAATGGGAAGAACTGGCATCGGTCGCCTGCGCGGTACAGAATATGTGGTTAACCGCAACGGCCCTGCAGGTAGGCGCCTACTGGAGTACTCCCGGAACAATTTCCCAGCTTAGCGAATTTCTTCAGCTCAAGCCGGATGAGAAATGTATAGGGCTCTTTTACATGGGCTTCCACCAGGAGCTGCCCCGCGAGGCGCAGCGCAGCCCCATCTCAGAAAAAACAAGGTGGATCGAAGAATAA
- a CDS encoding superoxide dismutase family protein — MKANSLSLFAFSAMLAVSFSACNNPSSQSGSESGDTSATEEPMATESAVKTAVANISPLGENGISGTVTFTEENGEIKMVADITSPGNGTHAIHIHENGDCSSEDGSSAGGHWNPTNEDHGKWGEAPFHRGDIGNIEVGEDGKGTLELTTDLWCLDCTDTTKNIVGHAIIVHEMHDDFHSQPSGNAGGRKGCAVIEMQ; from the coding sequence ATGAAAGCTAACTCTCTCTCTTTATTTGCATTTTCTGCTATGCTTGCCGTTTCCTTTTCGGCCTGCAACAACCCTTCTTCACAATCGGGAAGCGAATCCGGCGATACCTCCGCTACCGAAGAGCCAATGGCGACTGAATCTGCGGTTAAAACCGCTGTAGCCAATATCAGCCCCCTCGGCGAAAACGGGATCAGCGGAACCGTAACCTTTACGGAAGAAAACGGAGAAATAAAAATGGTGGCGGATATTACCTCGCCGGGCAACGGAACACACGCTATTCACATCCATGAGAACGGCGATTGCAGCTCGGAAGACGGTTCCTCAGCGGGAGGCCACTGGAATCCCACTAATGAGGATCATGGAAAATGGGGCGAAGCGCCTTTCCACAGAGGGGATATCGGTAATATAGAAGTAGGCGAAGACGGAAAAGGTACCCTGGAATTAACAACCGATCTTTGGTGCCTGGATTGTACCGATACTACCAAGAACATTGTTGGCCACGCCATTATCGTTCATGAAATGCACGATGACTTTCACAGCCAGCCCAGCGGCAATGCCGGCGGAAGAAAAGGCTGCGCAGTCATAGAAATGCAATAG
- the nth gene encoding endonuclease III — MLKKERYKGFIDFFSTHQPDAETELHYTNPFELLVAVILSAQCTDKRVNMITPALFERFPAAAHLAAAEPEDVFPYIRTISYPNNKAKHLVGMARMLMETFEGKIPSDIDDLQKLPGVGRKTANVIASVVYQMPAMAVDTHVFRVSHRIGLVSDKARTPYAVEKELLRFLPEDKVYIAHHWLILHGRYICIARNPKCLECGITAICNYFAKNRLKEIKRSGNPKGV; from the coding sequence ATGCTCAAAAAAGAACGTTACAAGGGATTTATAGATTTTTTCTCTACCCATCAGCCGGACGCGGAAACGGAATTACATTATACCAACCCTTTCGAATTGCTCGTGGCCGTTATTCTATCCGCCCAATGTACCGACAAACGGGTAAATATGATCACGCCCGCGCTTTTTGAACGATTTCCTGCCGCAGCGCATCTTGCAGCGGCCGAACCCGAAGACGTTTTCCCCTATATCAGGACCATTAGTTATCCGAACAACAAAGCAAAACACCTGGTGGGCATGGCCAGGATGCTGATGGAAACCTTTGAAGGCAAGATCCCCTCTGACATCGATGATCTGCAAAAGCTTCCCGGCGTGGGCCGGAAAACCGCGAACGTAATTGCTTCGGTGGTCTACCAAATGCCTGCGATGGCCGTGGATACCCATGTGTTCAGGGTATCGCACCGCATTGGCCTGGTAAGCGACAAAGCCAGGACGCCTTATGCGGTGGAAAAAGAACTGCTCCGTTTTCTTCCTGAAGATAAGGTATATATTGCCCACCACTGGCTTATCCTTCACGGCCGGTACATTTGCATTGCCCGTAATCCCAAATGCCTTGAATGCGGAATAACGGCGATTTGCAATTATTTTGCAAAAAACCGTCTGAAAGAAATCAAGCGCAGCGGCAACCCGAAAGGGGTTTAA
- the recA gene encoding recombinase RecA, with product MSEVKTEKLKALQLTLDKLEKEFGKGTIMRLGDSPIVKVEAIPTGSIGLDIALGIGGFPKGRVVEIYGPESSGKTTLAIHVIAEAQKKGGVAAFIDAEHAFDKYYARQLGVDVDNLLISQPDNGEQALEIADNLIRSGAIDVLVVDSVAALVPKSELEGEMGDSKMGLQARLMSQAMRKLTATISKTGCCCIFINQLREKIGVMFGNPETTTGGNALKFYSSLRLDIRRISQIKDADEVSGNRVRVKVVKNKVAPPFRIAEFDIIYGEGISKVGEIIDLGVEFGVVKKSGSWFSYGETKLGQGREAVKQLLLDNPELSAELEAKIKEIVTGDKLEEK from the coding sequence ATGAGCGAAGTTAAAACAGAGAAGCTGAAGGCCTTACAGCTTACCCTTGATAAACTGGAAAAAGAATTTGGCAAAGGCACAATCATGCGCCTGGGCGATTCGCCCATTGTGAAAGTAGAAGCCATTCCCACCGGTTCCATTGGGCTGGACATTGCCCTGGGGATCGGCGGCTTTCCCAAGGGCCGGGTGGTAGAGATCTATGGTCCCGAATCTTCCGGTAAAACCACGCTGGCTATCCATGTAATTGCCGAAGCCCAGAAAAAAGGCGGGGTAGCGGCTTTTATTGATGCGGAACATGCATTTGACAAATATTACGCCCGTCAATTGGGTGTGGATGTGGACAACCTGCTTATTTCTCAACCGGATAACGGGGAACAGGCGCTTGAGATTGCCGATAACCTGATCCGCTCCGGGGCCATTGACGTCCTTGTAGTGGATTCGGTGGCTGCGCTTGTACCCAAAAGCGAGCTGGAGGGAGAAATGGGCGATTCCAAAATGGGCTTGCAGGCCCGGCTAATGTCACAAGCCATGCGCAAGCTCACAGCCACTATAAGTAAAACTGGCTGCTGCTGTATATTTATCAATCAGCTCAGGGAAAAGATCGGCGTGATGTTCGGGAACCCCGAAACCACCACGGGCGGGAATGCTCTCAAATTTTACTCCTCGCTCCGGTTGGATATTCGCCGTATCAGCCAGATCAAAGACGCAGATGAAGTGAGCGGAAACCGTGTCCGGGTAAAAGTGGTCAAAAATAAGGTTGCCCCTCCTTTCCGTATTGCTGAATTTGATATTATTTACGGGGAAGGGATTTCCAAAGTCGGAGAGATCATTGACCTTGGAGTTGAATTTGGAGTTGTCAAAAAATCGGGCTCCTGGTTCAGTTATGGCGAAACCAAGCTTGGACAGGGCCGGGAAGCTGTCAAGCAGCTGCTGCTCGACAATCCCGAACTTTCCGCCGAACTGGAAGCAAAGATCAAAGAGATCGTTACCGGGGATAAGCTGGAAGAAAAATAA
- a CDS encoding collagen-like protein gives MYRSLKILAGAFALSGLMILSSCEKEGPPGPAGPQGEQGIKGDQGDLGPAGPAGSQGPRGAAGAQGPNGETGPQGPRGATGPQGETGPQGPRGATGPQGPRGATGPQGPPGTANIMYSDWIDPTWNRTNTPDRKVHHINVPEFTDAFFNNGGIVLVYIRIEIAIGAPEVSLIPRQTTILNADAYCATLPDLSVISILLTKGDALTIPHALADAKFKYVLIPGGVDISGLAARGIHLEDYQEAKRFLGISE, from the coding sequence ATGTACAGATCTTTAAAAATTCTTGCAGGCGCGTTCGCTTTATCCGGCCTGATGATATTAAGTTCCTGTGAAAAAGAAGGGCCTCCCGGTCCCGCGGGGCCGCAAGGCGAACAGGGAATAAAAGGAGACCAGGGAGATTTGGGCCCTGCCGGCCCTGCCGGATCTCAAGGCCCGCGTGGTGCGGCCGGCGCACAGGGACCAAATGGAGAGACCGGCCCGCAGGGACCGCGCGGTGCAACCGGTCCGCAAGGCGAAACCGGCCCGCAGGGGCCGCGTGGTGCAACCGGCCCGCAGGGGCCCAGAGGAGCAACCGGCCCGCAAGGCCCTCCGGGCACGGCAAATATTATGTATTCGGATTGGATTGATCCCACCTGGAACAGGACAAATACGCCCGACCGCAAGGTGCATCACATTAACGTACCTGAGTTTACAGATGCATTCTTCAATAATGGGGGCATAGTTCTAGTTTATATCCGGATTGAGATAGCAATAGGCGCGCCCGAAGTTTCATTGATCCCGCGGCAGACAACGATTCTCAACGCGGACGCTTATTGTGCAACCCTTCCCGATTTATCGGTCATCTCAATTCTTCTGACGAAAGGCGATGCGCTTACCATTCCGCACGCGCTTGCTGACGCTAAATTTAAATACGTACTGATCCCCGGCGGTGTGGACATTTCCGGCCTGGCTGCGAGAGGCATTCATTTAGAAGACTACCAGGAAGCAAAGCGATTCCTGGGAATAAGTGAATAA
- a CDS encoding OmpA family protein, which produces MKYFLFTLLFAIAGGSIAEAQILERLGKKVKRKVEERIDRKTGEAVDKGLDKVEEAAEGNGKEAGEDKVNEGQPDGAGQANAGEDKEAAVNAAGEFAVYSKFDFLPGESLLFYDDFSADNTGDFPARWNTSGSGEVVSLGGQSGKWLKVPDNTTSFPETGKTLPENFTVEFDLFYPSGSTRPPVTFGFSESANPAKEGLKGGKLFYFRIDHFLDKVGYSTSLYSGRETNKEYFTNKAAGKPIRVSISVNKQRIRLYLDHEKLFDLPRAFEPATLRNNFHFRAGEIIPAPKESFYIANLRIAETGEDARSKLITEGRWTTTGIHFDVNSARVQPESYGVLKEIASVLQENADVRVQIIGHTDADGPEELNLKLSQERATSVKAVLASEFGILPERMETGGKGESDPVAPNDGPEGRAQNRRVEFIKQ; this is translated from the coding sequence ATGAAATATTTCCTGTTTACACTACTGTTCGCGATAGCAGGCGGTAGTATTGCCGAGGCCCAGATCCTCGAACGGCTGGGAAAAAAGGTAAAACGCAAAGTAGAAGAACGGATCGACCGGAAAACCGGCGAGGCGGTGGATAAAGGCCTTGACAAGGTAGAAGAAGCGGCCGAAGGAAACGGAAAGGAGGCCGGAGAAGACAAAGTGAACGAAGGGCAGCCTGACGGAGCAGGACAGGCCAATGCTGGTGAGGATAAGGAGGCGGCAGTAAATGCGGCGGGAGAATTCGCTGTTTACTCGAAATTCGACTTTCTTCCCGGGGAAAGCCTGCTGTTTTATGATGACTTTTCGGCTGATAACACGGGTGACTTCCCCGCGCGCTGGAATACCAGCGGTTCGGGAGAAGTAGTTAGCCTGGGCGGGCAATCTGGAAAATGGCTGAAAGTCCCGGATAATACCACCAGTTTTCCTGAAACGGGCAAGACGCTTCCGGAAAATTTCACGGTTGAATTTGACCTTTTCTATCCCTCGGGCAGCACTCGCCCGCCGGTTACTTTTGGCTTCTCTGAAAGCGCTAATCCAGCGAAGGAAGGGTTAAAGGGCGGGAAGCTTTTTTATTTCCGCATCGATCATTTCCTGGACAAAGTAGGTTACAGTACCAGCCTGTATTCCGGCCGGGAAACGAATAAGGAATACTTTACCAATAAGGCAGCAGGAAAACCAATAAGGGTAAGTATCAGTGTGAACAAGCAGCGCATCCGGCTGTACCTGGATCATGAAAAACTTTTTGATCTGCCGCGTGCGTTTGAACCTGCAACACTACGGAATAACTTTCATTTCCGGGCTGGCGAGATCATTCCCGCCCCCAAGGAGTCCTTTTATATTGCTAACCTCCGTATAGCTGAAACGGGTGAAGATGCCCGCAGCAAACTTATTACCGAAGGCAGATGGACTACCACCGGAATTCATTTTGATGTGAACTCCGCCAGGGTGCAGCCTGAATCCTATGGCGTACTGAAAGAGATTGCCAGTGTATTGCAGGAGAATGCAGATGTCAGGGTGCAGATCATCGGGCATACGGATGCCGACGGCCCGGAAGAACTCAACCTTAAACTATCGCAGGAGCGGGCGACTTCGGTAAAAGCCGTCCTTGCATCGGAATTTGGAATTCTTCCCGAAAGAATGGAAACCGGGGGCAAGGGAGAATCCGATCCTGTTGCGCCTAACGATGGCCCTGAGGGTAGGGCGCAGAACAGGAGAGTGGAATTTATCAAACAATAA
- a CDS encoding collagen-like protein, with the protein MKHHTLTTIMLTLSLLFAFTSCEKEGPAGPSGPQGEQGASGAKGDKGDKGDPGDTGPRGETGAAGPRGATGATGPRGATGPKGDPGTANVMYSDWFAPVWSTDEPDFKQLRVTESTITTDFLSKGVVLVYYRRQPTSSTRYDYLLPQTFYKVDGSVDRIYESYVYGNGIYINVRSFDGPLTSNEAGAAVTRFRYVLIPGGVDISALERSGVDLNNYDEVVQALENLH; encoded by the coding sequence ATGAAACACCATACATTAACTACGATAATGCTCACCTTGTCCCTTTTATTCGCCTTCACATCCTGTGAAAAGGAAGGGCCTGCCGGCCCAAGCGGGCCGCAGGGCGAACAGGGGGCATCAGGCGCAAAAGGCGATAAGGGTGATAAGGGCGATCCTGGAGACACTGGTCCCAGGGGTGAAACCGGGGCCGCCGGCCCCCGCGGCGCAACGGGTGCAACAGGTCCCCGCGGCGCAACGGGTCCTAAAGGGGACCCCGGCACGGCGAACGTCATGTATTCCGACTGGTTCGCACCTGTATGGAGTACGGACGAGCCGGATTTTAAACAATTACGCGTAACAGAATCGACGATCACTACTGATTTTTTAAGCAAGGGCGTTGTTCTGGTATATTATCGTCGCCAGCCGACTTCTTCTACCCGCTATGATTATCTTTTGCCCCAAACTTTTTATAAAGTTGACGGAAGCGTTGACAGAATTTACGAATCCTACGTGTACGGAAACGGGATATATATTAACGTGCGATCTTTTGACGGTCCCCTGACAAGCAACGAAGCAGGGGCGGCCGTTACCAGGTTTCGATATGTACTTATCCCCGGCGGGGTGGATATTTCCGCACTGGAAAGAAGCGGCGTAGACTTGAACAATTACGATGAAGTAGTTCAGGCTCTTGAAAATCTGCATTGA
- a CDS encoding collagen-like protein: MKQIRLTGILLAVLLAVAFTACEKEGPAGPSGPQGEQGAAGPKGDKGDPGATGPRGETGATGPRGATGATGATGPRGATGPKGDKGDPGTANVVSSGWIEYEINSTPNTPTHKTMKYTFPANVLDLVNAEHIAGFLSSGGLLVLYGKNFGNGQHNMLPYTYSNVDYTWSGGSFGVSTINSILIRIVSTDGTALTEYDYAGFRGNEFRYVLIPAGVEVSGRLATDIDWSRISYAEAAQLLDLKN, from the coding sequence ATGAAACAAATTAGACTTACCGGCATACTGCTGGCTGTTTTGCTGGCAGTTGCATTCACCGCCTGTGAAAAGGAAGGGCCTGCCGGCCCCAGCGGCCCCCAGGGAGAACAAGGGGCAGCCGGTCCGAAAGGCGATAAAGGGGATCCGGGGGCTACCGGCCCCAGGGGAGAGACCGGCGCTACCGGTCCCCGTGGTGCCACCGGAGCAACAGGTGCGACCGGGCCCCGCGGGGCAACCGGCCCTAAAGGGGATAAAGGTGACCCCGGCACGGCGAATGTAGTATCCTCGGGATGGATTGAATATGAAATTAATTCAACACCTAATACGCCTACACACAAGACAATGAAGTATACATTCCCCGCCAATGTACTGGATCTTGTAAATGCGGAGCATATCGCAGGATTCCTGTCTTCCGGCGGCCTGCTGGTGCTTTACGGCAAAAATTTCGGGAACGGACAGCATAATATGCTGCCTTATACCTATTCCAATGTCGACTATACCTGGTCCGGAGGTTCTTTCGGGGTAAGTACCATCAATTCCATTCTTATCCGGATTGTCAGTACGGATGGCACAGCCCTCACAGAGTACGACTATGCAGGGTTCAGGGGGAACGAGTTTCGCTATGTGCTGATACCAGCGGGCGTTGAGGTTTCAGGCAGGCTGGCGACGGACATTGACTGGAGCAGGATCAGCTACGCAGAGGCGGCACAGCTGCTGGATCTAAAGAATTAG
- a CDS encoding TapB family protein, with the protein MKYFLLSLLFLNQVAGAQIACEQWFPYAVGEGFQLETRDPGGEANGSIRFTVLDITRSGERVIYTVKRDIRDNATGEGTSVEYTMECDDDKMYIDTRALYYPAQASAMEGMETEVESDDLVMPASLQVGDELPDASLTMTMKMEGTVFTTLKMTFTGKKVISRESLTVPAGTFSCLKIEGKMNMEMKVMDKPMNFSTKTIQWYAEGTGMVQGESYDESGELSGSLVLTEKF; encoded by the coding sequence ATGAAATACTTCCTGTTATCCCTCCTTTTCCTGAACCAGGTTGCCGGCGCACAAATCGCCTGTGAGCAATGGTTTCCTTATGCCGTTGGTGAAGGCTTTCAGCTGGAAACGAGAGATCCCGGAGGAGAAGCCAACGGTTCTATCCGCTTTACCGTGCTGGATATAACCCGCAGCGGAGAGCGGGTAATTTATACTGTGAAACGAGATATCCGCGATAATGCGACAGGCGAGGGCACTAGTGTGGAATATACGATGGAATGCGATGATGATAAAATGTATATCGACACAAGAGCCCTTTACTATCCTGCGCAAGCTTCGGCCATGGAAGGAATGGAAACCGAAGTCGAGAGTGATGACCTGGTGATGCCCGCCAGCCTTCAGGTAGGTGATGAATTGCCCGACGCCAGCCTTACCATGACCATGAAAATGGAAGGAACGGTTTTTACCACCCTGAAAATGACGTTTACCGGCAAAAAGGTCATTAGCCGGGAATCCCTTACTGTACCGGCCGGCACCTTCAGTTGCCTGAAGATCGAAGGAAAAATGAATATGGAAATGAAAGTAATGGACAAGCCGATGAATTTCAGCACGAAAACCATACAGTGGTATGCCGAAGGCACCGGTATGGTCCAGGGTGAAAGTTATGATGAAAGCGGTGAACTGTCCGGCAGCCTGGTATTGACAGAAAAATTTTAA